A window of the Streptomyces sp. JB150 genome harbors these coding sequences:
- a CDS encoding ATP-binding protein produces the protein MAGLEGIEQPRGRGRATAARWSPAVEDELALRALELFGNPTEGEVALPSRAESAATARRLAQVVVLRQWGLTPKLTEDAVLLVSELVGNAVRHTGARIFGLRMRRLRGRIRIEVRDPSRGLPCLMPVQEMDVSGRGLFLVDKLSDRWGVDLLPRGKTTWFEMRVADR, from the coding sequence ATGGCGGGGCTGGAGGGCATCGAACAGCCGCGAGGACGCGGCCGTGCCACCGCGGCGCGCTGGTCGCCCGCGGTCGAGGACGAACTGGCGCTCAGGGCACTGGAGTTGTTCGGCAACCCCACCGAAGGCGAGGTCGCGCTGCCGTCCCGTGCGGAGTCCGCGGCGACGGCCCGCCGGCTGGCCCAGGTGGTGGTCCTCCGCCAGTGGGGACTGACCCCGAAGCTGACCGAGGACGCGGTCCTGCTCGTCTCCGAGCTGGTCGGCAACGCCGTCCGCCACACCGGGGCGCGGATCTTCGGGCTCCGGATGCGCCGTCTGCGCGGCCGGATCCGCATCGAGGTCCGCGACCCGTCCCGCGGCCTGCCCTGCCTGATGCCGGTCCAGGAGATGGACGTCAGCGGGCGGGGCCTCTTCCTCGTCGACAAGCTCTCCGACCGCTGGGGCGTCGACCTGCTCCCGCGCGGCAAGACGACCTGGTTCGAGATGCGGGTGGCGGACCGCTGA
- a CDS encoding polysaccharide deacetylase family protein: MTTTDRRAALRTGAGLVAAGALTAACTSGGAVAHPEPASAPSGTTPAPATSGRAPALPSLSEPASPPHRFPGRPGQIAHGPRGHPRVALTFHGDGDPATAHALLTQAERRGARVTVLAVGSWLDAHPRLARRILDGGHELGNHTQHHLDVNALPEARAHAEIADCAHRLKRLTGSIGSFFRPSRAARASPLVERLAHRAGYPHLLSYDVDSLDFTGPGAPAVTRTVLAQVRPGSIVSLHFGYADTVAALPAVLEELDRRGLTAVTATELIR; the protein is encoded by the coding sequence GTGACCACGACCGACCGTCGCGCGGCGCTGCGTACCGGCGCGGGCCTCGTCGCCGCGGGTGCCCTGACCGCCGCCTGCACCTCCGGCGGCGCCGTCGCCCACCCCGAGCCCGCCTCCGCGCCCTCCGGGACCACGCCCGCCCCCGCGACCTCCGGGCGCGCCCCCGCGCTCCCCTCGCTTTCCGAACCCGCCTCGCCCCCGCACCGCTTCCCCGGCCGTCCCGGGCAGATCGCGCACGGACCGCGCGGTCACCCGCGGGTGGCCCTCACCTTCCACGGCGACGGCGACCCCGCCACCGCCCACGCGCTCCTCACCCAGGCGGAACGCCGCGGCGCCCGGGTCACCGTGCTCGCCGTCGGCAGCTGGCTCGACGCACACCCGCGGCTGGCCCGCCGCATCCTCGACGGCGGCCACGAACTCGGCAACCACACCCAGCATCACCTGGACGTCAACGCCCTGCCGGAGGCGCGGGCGCACGCCGAGATCGCCGACTGCGCCCACCGCCTGAAACGGCTCACCGGCTCGATCGGCAGCTTCTTCCGCCCCTCCCGCGCCGCCCGCGCCTCTCCCCTCGTCGAACGCCTCGCCCACCGCGCGGGCTACCCGCACCTGCTGTCGTACGACGTCGACTCGCTCGACTTCACCGGACCCGGCGCCCCCGCCGTCACCCGCACGGTGCTCGCCCAGGTCCGCCCCGGATCGATCGTGAGCCTGCACTTCGGTTACGCGGACACGGTCGCCGCCCTCCCCGCCGTACTGGAAGAACTCGACCGCCGCGGGCTCACCGCGGTGACCGCCACGGAGCTGATCCGCTGA
- a CDS encoding YncE family protein, which produces MPRTLATRALVAGAALVALAACGTDTRTETRTPRSPQAAVPAPPKKPEVNGLPGMPPVLDPKDVYAADRPNRLSPVVKDFPSRVYVPNTESDTVSVIDPKTYEIIDTIPVGRQPQHVVPSWDMKTLWVNNNRGHTLTPIDPRTGKAGKPVEVHDPYNLYFTPNGKYAVVMASLDRELVFRDPHTMKRVKTEPVTCYGVNHADFSLDGRYFIVSCEFSGELLKVDTERMEVVGQQKLPFEGAMPQDVKISPDGKRFYIADMMADGMWVLDGDTFDQPKLLPTGKGCHGLYVSRDSREMYVSNRGEGSVSVFDFAQNKVTRKWHLPGGGSPDMGGVSADGKVLWLSGRYDAEVYAIDTRTGTQLARIPVGNGPHGLAVYPQPGRYSLGHTGIFR; this is translated from the coding sequence ATGCCACGCACCCTCGCCACCCGCGCCCTCGTCGCCGGTGCCGCACTCGTCGCCCTCGCCGCCTGCGGCACCGACACCCGCACCGAGACCCGCACGCCCCGCAGCCCGCAGGCCGCGGTGCCCGCCCCGCCGAAGAAGCCGGAGGTCAACGGCCTGCCGGGGATGCCTCCGGTGCTCGACCCGAAGGACGTCTACGCCGCCGACCGCCCCAACAGGCTCTCCCCGGTCGTCAAGGACTTCCCGTCGCGGGTCTACGTCCCCAACACCGAGTCCGACACGGTCTCCGTCATCGACCCGAAGACGTACGAGATCATCGACACCATCCCCGTCGGACGGCAGCCGCAGCACGTCGTGCCGTCCTGGGACATGAAGACGCTGTGGGTCAACAACAACCGCGGCCACACCCTCACCCCGATCGACCCGAGGACCGGCAAGGCGGGCAAGCCCGTCGAGGTGCACGACCCGTACAACCTGTACTTCACCCCCAACGGCAAGTACGCCGTCGTGATGGCCTCCCTCGACCGCGAACTCGTCTTCCGCGACCCGCACACCATGAAGCGGGTCAAGACCGAGCCGGTCACCTGCTACGGCGTCAACCACGCCGACTTCTCCCTCGACGGCCGCTACTTCATCGTCTCCTGCGAGTTCAGCGGCGAACTGCTGAAGGTCGACACCGAGAGGATGGAGGTGGTCGGCCAGCAGAAACTGCCGTTCGAGGGCGCCATGCCGCAGGACGTGAAGATCTCCCCGGACGGCAAGCGGTTCTACATCGCCGACATGATGGCCGACGGCATGTGGGTCCTGGACGGCGACACCTTCGACCAGCCGAAGCTGCTGCCCACCGGCAAGGGCTGCCACGGCCTGTACGTCAGCCGCGACTCCCGCGAGATGTACGTCTCCAACCGCGGCGAGGGCTCGGTCTCCGTCTTCGACTTCGCCCAGAACAAGGTGACCAGGAAGTGGCACCTGCCCGGCGGCGGCAGCCCCGACATGGGCGGCGTCTCCGCCGACGGCAAGGTGCTGTGGCTGTCCGGGCGTTACGACGCCGAGGTGTACGCCATCGACACCCGCACCGGCACCCAGCTCGCCCGCATCCCCGTCGGCAATGGCCCGCACGGCCTTGCCGTCTACCCGCAGCCGGGCCGCTACTCGCTCGGCCACACCGGCATCTTCCGCTGA
- a CDS encoding GNAT family N-acetyltransferase, translating into MGQTLRDILDAAARGVFPPADGGTTVVPQPCDRDAGVLSFTAHSVVFTDEDPRWVYGTLAALDCDALAATLNPRFLTAFLERTGRTTDTVDAVLVATPLPGEPSLALEEIDSRHPRVAYARARRDDVRAWAAEGAVLVMGRGVAGRLEVSVEVDEDVRHRGLGRALVSAARRLAGEPLWAQVAPGNARSIRAFQAAGYRQVGAEVLLRRAHRR; encoded by the coding sequence GTGGGGCAGACTCTGCGGGACATTCTGGACGCGGCGGCGCGGGGCGTCTTCCCTCCGGCGGACGGCGGGACGACCGTGGTGCCGCAGCCCTGCGACCGGGACGCGGGTGTCCTGTCGTTCACCGCGCACTCGGTGGTCTTCACGGACGAGGACCCGCGGTGGGTGTACGGCACACTGGCCGCCCTGGACTGCGACGCGCTCGCCGCGACGCTGAACCCGCGCTTCCTGACGGCCTTCCTGGAGCGCACCGGGCGGACGACGGACACCGTCGACGCGGTCCTGGTGGCCACTCCCCTGCCGGGCGAGCCGTCGCTCGCGCTGGAGGAGATCGACTCCCGCCATCCGCGCGTCGCCTACGCCCGCGCCCGCCGCGACGACGTGCGCGCCTGGGCGGCCGAGGGCGCGGTGCTGGTGATGGGGCGCGGGGTCGCCGGGCGGCTGGAGGTGTCCGTGGAGGTGGACGAGGACGTACGGCACCGGGGGCTGGGGCGGGCGCTGGTGTCGGCGGCCCGCCGGCTCGCCGGCGAGCCGCTGTGGGCGCAGGTGGCGCCGGGGAACGCCCGCAGCATCCGGGCGTTCCAGGCGGCGGGCTACCGGCAGGTGGGCGCGGAGGTGCTGCTGCGCCGCGCCCACCGGCGGTAG